TCCATCTGCACAAGAGTGTAGTAAGGAAGCAGCTAGAATCTTATTGGAAGCAGCGGTTAAAAATGGCGCACCTGCAAACTGTATCCAATGGATTGAACTTCCTTCGATGGACAAAACGAATGTACTGATGAACCATCCGGATGTGGCTCTTATATTAGCAACAGGTGGATCAGGTATGGTAAAAGCAGCATATAGCTGTGGTAAACCAGCTCTCGGCGTAGGACCAGGTAACGTTCCTTGCTTCATTGAGAAGAGTGCGGATATCGATCAAGCTGTAACAGACCTTATTCTTTCTAAATCGTTTGATAATGGTATGATTTGCGCTTCTGAGCAAGCCGTTATTATAGAAGAGTCAATCTTTGACCAAGTGAAGAAAAAAATGATAGCAAATGGCTGTTATTTTGTAAATAAAGAAGAAGCAGCTAAATTAACTGCTGGTGCAATGAATACAGATAAATGTGCAGTTAATCCTGCAATTGTAGGTCAATCAGCTGTTAAGATTGCAGAATTATCGGGTATTCAAGTTCCTGCTGGAACTAAAATTCTAGTTGCTGAACTTGAAGGCGTAGGTACGAAATTCCCACTTTCAGCTGAGAAATTGAGTCCGGTACTTGCTTGCTATAAAGTGAAGAACGCAGATCAAGGGATTGCACGCGCAGCTGAGATTGTTGAATTTGGTGGCATGGGTCACTCATCCGTTATTCACTCTCATAATGAAGAAGTTATTATGAAGTTCTCTGATCGTCTGCAAACAGGCCGGATTATCGTAAATTCTCCTTCCACACACGGTGCGATCGGAGATATCTATAATACTAATTTACCATCATTGACATTAGGTTGCGGATCATATGGTCGTAACTCGACATCTTCCAATGTAGGTGCAGTCAATTTGGTCAATATTAAAAGGGTGGCTCGTCGTACTGTGAATATGCAATGGTTCAAAGTTCCTAACAAAATTTATTTTGAAAAAGGCGCAACACAGTATTTGACTAAAATGCCTGACATCACTCGTGTAGCAATAATTACAGATCCAATGATGGTCAAGCTAGGTTATGTTGAAAGAGTAGAACATTATCTTCGTCAACGCCAGTCACCTGTTGTTATTGAAGTATTCTCTGAAGTAGAGCCAGATCCTTCGACGTCTACAGTAAGTCGTGGTACAGAAATGATGAACAGATTTCAGCCAGACTGTATTATCGCGCTAGGCGGTGGATCTCCAATGGATGCTGCCAAAGCAATGTGGTTATTCTATGAATATCCTGATACTGATTTTGAAGGCTTGAAACAGAAATTTATGGATATCCGCAAACGGATATACAAATACCCTCGTCTGGGACAAAAAGCACAATTTGTTGCGATTCCAACGACATCGGGAACAGGCTCTGAAGTCACTTCTTTCGCAGTTATCACAGATAAGGACCAAGGAAATACGAAGTATCCATTAGCTGATTATGAATTGACTCCAGACGTAGCGATTGTAGACCCAGAGTTCGT
The nucleotide sequence above comes from Paenibacillus sp. IHBB 10380. Encoded proteins:
- the adhE gene encoding bifunctional acetaldehyde-CoA/alcohol dehydrogenase, whose product is MAVKNEVVQEKKQGAEEYIQSLIDKANKAQAEFMKMDQEQVDNVVQAMALAGLDKHMYLAKLAVEETGRGIYEDKITKNMFSTEYIYHSIKYDKTVGVVEDNQYENFQKIAEPVGIIMGITPVTNPTSTTMFKSLISIKTRNPIIFGFHPSAQECSKEAARILLEAAVKNGAPANCIQWIELPSMDKTNVLMNHPDVALILATGGSGMVKAAYSCGKPALGVGPGNVPCFIEKSADIDQAVTDLILSKSFDNGMICASEQAVIIEESIFDQVKKKMIANGCYFVNKEEAAKLTAGAMNTDKCAVNPAIVGQSAVKIAELSGIQVPAGTKILVAELEGVGTKFPLSAEKLSPVLACYKVKNADQGIARAAEIVEFGGMGHSSVIHSHNEEVIMKFSDRLQTGRIIVNSPSTHGAIGDIYNTNLPSLTLGCGSYGRNSTSSNVGAVNLVNIKRVARRTVNMQWFKVPNKIYFEKGATQYLTKMPDITRVAIITDPMMVKLGYVERVEHYLRQRQSPVVIEVFSEVEPDPSTSTVSRGTEMMNRFQPDCIIALGGGSPMDAAKAMWLFYEYPDTDFEGLKQKFMDIRKRIYKYPRLGQKAQFVAIPTTSGTGSEVTSFAVITDKDQGNTKYPLADYELTPDVAIVDPEFVYSLPKVAVADTGMDVLTHAIEAYVSVMANDFTDGLAIKAIQLVFQYLEKSALHADPLAREKMHNASTIAGMAFANAFLGINHSLAHKWGGEFHTAHGRTNAILMPYVIRYNAKKPTKFASFPKYSHFIADERYAEIARILGLPARTTEEGVNSLIKAIRDLNKVLGIEESFQQLGFDPKVFESRVDYLADRAFEDQCTTANPKLPLVTELADVYRDAFYGRV